The Halostella litorea region CGGTCGGCGCCGGCGAACGGCGCGGGAACCGCGCCGGCTGCCGGTGGAATTATATTTGCGAATCCACTACAGGGAGCCAGTGAGCGTCAAGGTCGACATTCGGGTCGTCGGAGCCGGCAGCGACGAGTACATCGAGGAGGCGTGGGACCTGAAGGAGTCGATCCGCGACGAGGACGGCGTGCTCAAGCAGCGTCGCGGCTTTTTCACCGACGCCTACCGGCGCTCGACGGTCCACGTCGCGTTCTGCGACGACGAACTCGTCGGCTTCTCGGCCGCGCGGCGCGACGGCTACATCCTCTTTCTCGCCGTCGCCCCCGAACACCGGAGCGAGGGGCTGGGCGAACAGCTCGTCGCCCGCGTCGCCGACGACCACTCGTCGGTCACCTGCCACGCGCGGACCACCAACGAGAACGCCCTCCAGTTCTACGAGCACCTCGGCTTCGAGATCAAACGGCGCATCGACAACTACTACGAGGACGGCGGCGACGCCTACTACCTGAAGCTGGGCTCCGACGCGGGGATCGCCGAGCGGCTCTCCGACATCATCCGCGGGTAGCGCGGCGGCGACCGAGAGCGTCGCCCCGGACGGCGGCGGGGCGCGTTCGGCACGCTTTTCCCACCCCCACGCTTACCGGACTGACGACATGGAGGCACGCACCCGGGGGTATCTCCGCGGCCGGTTCCGCGACCACTACCGGCGGGCGGAGATAACGCCGCCACCGGACGCCCCGGAG contains the following coding sequences:
- a CDS encoding GNAT family N-acetyltransferase gives rise to the protein MSVKVDIRVVGAGSDEYIEEAWDLKESIRDEDGVLKQRRGFFTDAYRRSTVHVAFCDDELVGFSAARRDGYILFLAVAPEHRSEGLGEQLVARVADDHSSVTCHARTTNENALQFYEHLGFEIKRRIDNYYEDGGDAYYLKLGSDAGIAERLSDIIRG